Below is a window of Glycine soja cultivar W05 unplaced genomic scaffold, ASM419377v2 tig00105716_1_pilon, whole genome shotgun sequence DNA.
CCCTCGAGGTTCCCATTACAGCATAGATAAGTGGTGGTACCACACTtgtatctaaatcattttatttcacaAATTAGTAATAAACCAATATCGAGtactaaatttattatttaaaaaggcATCATATGGAATGAAAAACAATTGTAATGATAATAAGTAGGAAAAAAAGAAGTGGCTTACAAAGGCCATATTGAGGATCAAGATGTGCCAAGGTGGCATACCCAATGCTCtgcattgaaaattgaaaacatcacacaacaAGCAGAAATAGTTCTATATCAATTGCAAGTGGTAGCTtagcttaattatatataaattaattataataacataTGCAATATGTATACCTGGGGAATACAAAGACTAGCAATAGTGAGACCTGCAAGAAGATCTTTCCTGAACTTAGTAGCAGTGTAGTTTCTGCCCCAAGCAAGAATTGGAAAAACCACCTGCAGAACTGAAAGGAGGAGTGTGGTGCAGGGTTGATCTATGAGAGAGGAAAGTTTATGTTTATAGTGGGAGATAGTTTTGCTCACAGAATCTGCAACCACACGCCATGGACTTGGGGGCTCATGAGCGTTAAGCACCCACTGAGACCTTATATCCTTCGCGTTCTTCTCAATGTCAACCTGCATGTGCAAATCCTCTGATTTGCAGGTTTCCATAGCTGAAGAAGCCATGTTGAAGTGTTTGGGAGAACTTTGTCTCGTGAAAAACTGACCAACTACATTCTCATGTGATGTGACTTACCTGTGAATTGCAAAGCTATGAAGTTGAAGGACTTGGGGTTAGAAAGCACCTTAAATAACGCAACAAAAGGCCTTGCTTCATTTTCAcaccaaatatatataaaaaaaatacatatatatatataaaagagataTGAACTAAAGGATTCGGGATTCGGCACATATACACTCTTAATTAATGATTCTCACTTTCATACATGAAAATAATATCTCCATCATGAAAgacttaaatttattaatatgaaattattctaACTTAAGTGACGATCATGAGTTTAAATTATGTAACTTACTTAATTCGACTCAAATAATACTTATGAAAAGCTCAAATAATACTTATGAAGGATACTCAtaatctatattaaaaaaattagagaaaaacttttataatttttaatattacaatttttttttactaataaatggaagtaaaaaaaacataggaaagccaaaaaaaaggcaaataaaaatagtgttgTTGGTTctaaataaaaaggaagaaaaaaaaggtcaaACAAGTCACAATTAAGAGAAGCTGGCAAATTAAACACGAGGAAAAGAGTTGAAAATAAATCCTACATTAGcataattataaacaaataaaaagagtaTACAAGCAAGATTATTACAAGTAGATACTCCATTTTCAGAAAAACAGTTCACT
It encodes the following:
- the LOC114404671 gene encoding sulfate transporter 2.1-like; protein product: MASSAMETCKSEDLHMQVDIEKNAKDIRSQWVLNAHEPPSPWRVVADSVSKTISHYKHKLSSLIDQPCTTLLLSVLQVVFPILAWGRNYTATKFRKDLLAGLTIASLCIPQSIGYATLAHLDPQYGLYTSVVPPLIYAVMGTSREIAIGPVAVVSLLLSSMMEKLVDPATDPVGYTKLILLATLFAGIFQTSFGLLRLGFLVDFLSHAAIVLEPDSNSPFMEPSKFYLGMLVLGLHPNDEIFGRRYN